The following coding sequences are from one Chelonoidis abingdonii isolate Lonesome George chromosome 4, CheloAbing_2.0, whole genome shotgun sequence window:
- the LARGE2 gene encoding xylosyl- and glucuronyltransferase LARGE2, whose protein sequence is MLRSWRGKLKLLLAIAILVILLSWLCVFVGSSEYGRFLLLSPCFGDRPSQDLEREALASQVRKVEEENLQLRLRLSQAQGQAGAVDGSDGSQQWAASFEDGDIPVDNRSNRTGCPKKQMVQKCELLHVAIVCAGHNASRDVVTLVKSILFHRKNPLHFHLITDSVAQQILQTLFQSWMVPSIHVSFYNADDLKAEVSWIPNKHYSGIYGLMKLTLTKALPSNLSKVIVLDTDITFATDIAELWAIFGKFSDKQVIGLVENQSDWYLGNLWKNHKPWPALGRGFNTGVILLLLERLRQIGWEQMWRLTAERELMSMLSTSLADQDIFNAVIKQSPVLVYKLPCFWNVQLSDHTLSEQCYSEVSDLKVIHWNSPKKLRVKNKHVEFFRNLYLTFLEYDGNLLRRELFGCASLPSPPRNQLQEALEDLDEDDPCYDFRRQHLMLHRIHLFFLQYEVLALPDPADVTLVAQLSMDRLQMLEAICKHWAGPISLALYMSDAEAQQFLRYAQGSEVLSSRRNVAYHIVYKEGQFYPVNLLRNVALTNAETPYVFLTDIDFLPMYGLYDYLRNSIQQLELPQRKAALIVPAFETLRYRLVFPKSKAELLSMLDMGSLYTFRYHVWPKGHAPTDYAKWRTATVPYRVEWQPDFEPYVVVRRDCPQYDQRFVGFGWNKVSHIMELDAQEYELLVLPNAFMIHMPHAPSFDISKFRLSAGYRDCLQTLWEEFHQDLSRRYGAAALKYLTAERSL, encoded by the exons ATGCTGCGCTCCTGGCGTGGAAAGCTGAAGCTGCTGCTCGCCATTGCAATACTGGTGATCCTTCTCTCGTGGCTCTGTGTCTTTGTGGGCAGTTCAGAAT ATGGCCGTTTCCTCCTATTGTCTCCTTGCTTTGGGGACCGGCCGAGCCAGGACCTGGAGCGAGAGGCCTTGGCATCTCAGGTGCGCAAGGTGGAAGAGGAGAACCTGCAACTGCGCCTGCGGCTCAGCCAGGCTCAGGGGCAAGCTGGGGCTGTGGACGGGAGCGATGGCAGCCAGCAGTGGGCAGCCTCCTTTGAGGATGGGGACATCCCAGTGGATAACAGGAGCAACCGCACAGGCTGCCCCAAGAAGCAGATGGTGCAGAAGTGTGAG CTCCTACACGTAGCGATTGTGTGCGCTGGTCACAATGCGAGCCGAGACGTGGTCACCCTGGTGAAATCCATCCTCTTCCACAG GAAGAACCCTCTCCATTTCCACCTCATCACGGACTCCGTGGCTCAGCAGATCCTGCAGACTCTCTTCCAGTCCTGGATGGTGCCCTCTATCCACGTTAGCTTCTACAACGCAGATGATTTGAAG GCAGAGGTATCGTGGATTCCCAACAAGCATTACTCTGGGATTTATGGGCTGATGAAGCTGACGCTCACTAAGGCGCTGCCCTCCAACCTCTCCAAGGTCATTGTCCTGGACACAGACATCACCTTTGCCACTGACATTGCTGAGCTGTGGGCCATCTTCGGGAAGTTCTCCG ACAAGCAGGTGATTGGGCTGGTGGAGAACCAGAGTGACTGGTACCTGGGAAACCTCTGGAAGAACCACAAGCCATGGCCAGCGCTGGGACGTGGCTTCAACACAG gggtgatcctgctgctgctggagcgtCTGCGCCAGATTGGCTGGGAGCAGATGTGGCGGCTGACGGCGGAGCGGGAGCTCATGAGCATGTTGTCCACCTCGCTGGCAGATCAG GACATCTTTAATGCAGTGATTAAGCAGAGCCCAGTGCTGGTGTACAAGCTCCCCTGCTTCTGGAATGTGCAGCTGTCTGACCATACCCTCTCAGAGCAGTGTTACTCAGAGGTCTCTGATCTTAAG GTGATCCACTGGAACTCGCCCAAGAAGCTGCGGGTGAAGAACAAGCATGTGGAGTTCTTCCGGAACCTCTACCTGACCTTCCTGGAGTACGACGGGAACTTGCTGCGCAGGGAGCTCTTTGGTTGTGCCAGCCTGCCCAGCCCACCCAGAAACCAA TTGCAGGAGGCCCTGGAGGATCTCGATGAGGATGACCCCTGTTATGATTTCCGCCGGCAGCACCTTATGCTGCACCGCATCCATCTGTTCTTCCTGCAGTATGAGGTCCTGGCCTTGCCTGACCCTGCTGATGTCACCCTGGTGGCCCAGCTCTCCATGGACAG GTTACAGATGCTGGAGGCAATCTGCAAACACTGGGCAGGCCCCATCAGCCTGGCGCTGTACATGTCGGATGCAGAGGCCCAGCAGTTCCTGCGCTATGCCCAGGGCTCGGAGGTGTTGAGCAGCCGCAGGAATGTTGCCTACCACATTGTGTACAAGGAAGGGCAGTTCTACCCTGTCAACCTGCTGCGCAATGTTGCGCTGACCAATGCAGAAACACCCTATGTCTTCCTGACGGACATAGACTTCCTGCCCATGTATGGTCTCTACGATTACCTCAG gaaCTCcatccagcagctggagctgccccaGCGGAAGGCAGCACTTATTGTGCCAGCATTTGAAACTCTGCGCTACCGTCTTGTCTTCCCCAAGTCCAAAGCGGAGCTGCTCTCGATGCTGGACATGGGCTCTCTCTACACCTTCAG GTATCATGTGTGGCCAAAGGGCCATGCCCCAACTGACTATGCCAAGTGGCGGACAGCCACGGTGCCGTACCGTGTGGAGTGGCAGCCGGACTTTGAGCCTTACGTTGTAGTGAGGCGTGACTGCCCCCAGTATGACCAGAGATTCGTGGGCTTTGGTTGGAACAAGGTGTCCCATATCATGGAGCTTGATGCCCAG GAGTACGAGCTGCTGGTCCTGCCCAATGCCTTCATGATCCACATGCCTCACGCCCCCAGCTTTGACATCTCCAAGTTCCGCTTGAGCGCTGGCTACCGGGACTGCCTGCAGACGCTGTGGGAGGAGTTCCACCAGGATCTGTCACGTCGGTATGGCGCCGCCGCACTCAAATACCTCACTGCTGAGAGGAGCCTGTGA